ctcacatcattccatattaatacgccactgaatcgaaaaagttaatgttattttcgccctcatgttgcctagcaacactgttaatcgaactattttgcgtcgcggaagaatgctttattgtaagtttatacacgataaatacatttatattttttgttgaccgccgttttataaaagcaataagccactcgagaccgtgcattactgttatgattttagcacggggaaagaagttttaggcactccgcttcgcgtcgtgccaaaaacgtcatccccgtgctaaaatcacagtaatgcacggcctctcgtggcttattgctttatttaattgtttgagAAAATGCTACAAAGTGAGAACAAATCATGATAAATGTGAAGGAGCTTAAACATTTCTGTCAGTAAAACCGGTTTGGCAAGGAATTCCTAAACCGAAAACTCTAGAAACCAGAGCAGCACTTGAAGGCAGCATTGTTTTATCCGTTGGGCGGCACTAAAGCGCCTCTTCGCGTTCAGACTTCTGACAGACGAAGGACCCGTCGCTGTATTTGTCAACGATGGCGTCGTTTTGGCGAATAATTTCATTAATTTTCGCTTCACTTTTTGTTTATGTTTCGACAGAGACGCGACTGTTTAACACGGTGAGTGAATTAAACCCTAAAACCGCTGGCAACAGACCATTCGAGGCTATTTGCTAGTTATCGCTTGATGTTGGCTAACGATACCTTACGGATTGCTGATTATTCGTTgtctttaaataatatttatttatttatttatttctgaggtGATTTTGGGTTACTCAGCTGTTATAGCTTGGTTGTATGTTGTATGTTTTCGTCTTGCTAGCGTATttgtttttaactgtatttgCTCATCACACCTCAATTCAGGTAAGTCCCGCCTTCTGTCTTACAATTggctaaaaaataataaacatagtcACAATTACCCAATAAAACAATTGACCTGGTTAGGAGTTTGCTTTGTGGCCAATCATAGGAAAGGAGGTGGGATTTATGTGAAAACGGGTAGGATTAAAATGTCTCCGACGTTACGAAACCGAACGCATACTAAGTACAGGATAGTATGTAAGAACAGTAGCTGTACCGCTAGTGGTGATCTAACCCGATAATACACATACCTACTGGTTTGCATGCTAATATACTTTACCCAGTGCAGATCCAAATGAAATTCTACAGTGCAGTTCGGTTACTAGGATCATCAATATATGAGAAACTCTATATTTATCTACTGTCTTGAATTATTTAGTagtttgttatttattcatggGATTGAGTAGAATGCATATTACTGGATACTCTTCTAAATATTTCTATATATTTGATAGATTAGAATTGCCATTTTAttgtcatacatacacacagaagtAAAAGTGAGATGGAATTCTTTGCAtaacccatttttttttttaaagcttgagTCAACCATTTAGCAGCATCCCTTAAGCAAAGGAAGTTAAGGGCATTTCAGGCTCAGTAGTGGCATTCAGTCGTTGcgtcatttatatttaatattatttttatgctgTTATATGAAATATATGTTTGTCCACAGGAAAATGTAATCAACGTGACAGCAGTCAGTGAAAATGAGGAATCAGCCTACAATGTGCAGGTAAACATAAACAACACGATAGCTGATGAATTGCTCAGTTGCTTAAATCAAAAAGTATCATCTACTGTAAACCCTGGAGTCACACGGCTTAGATCTCATAGATCAGGATGAAGGATGCCCACAGGAAAAGAGGAACTGATTATTTGGAAACTTGACGCACACTTCTAAGGGACATGAATGTCACTGAAGCCTTGGTTGTTCAGttattaaatacacattaaaataatatttctttCCCCAAATATGCTTGTTCAGGGTTTGTGTATTTTGAGAGaatttgtgtgtatattttggcatctttaaaaaaaaaaactcatagaGGGActaaatatgtaattttgtaaacaagtacactacatggacaaaagtattggcaaaCCCCTTTTAATTGTTAAATTCACTGGTTATAGCcataacagttgctaacaggttacATGATTTAATGACAAAGGAAATTATACGCTtccaactgtgcagcaacagtttagggaatgacctttcctgttccagcattactgtgccccCGTGcgcaaagcaaggtctataaagacatgaaaaaaaaaccttggttaaaagaaactccagtggccgctcaggtggcgcagcggtaaaaacacacgctgcaaccagagctgggatctcgaatacatcgtatcgaatctcagctctgccttgccggctgaggctgagcggccacatgaacaacgattggcctgttgttcagatgggcgggactaagccggatggggtctctctctgtcagactggtgcaattacgacctctgctggctgattagaggcacctacacaacgctaggtggcacaacactcgccaatgtgtgggtgataagatgcatacggcttgctgcccacgtgtcggagggggcgtgggttagcagtgtcagagcagggatcggcataggtggagaggaagcatgatgcaattgggcaattggatgcactaaagggggagaaaaaggggagaaaatgcattaaaaaaagaaagaaagaaactccagtggcctgcacagagccctgacctcagtccctgaacagctttggaatgaagtggaacatcaattgaagcTTTTTTGATCATTATCAGTTGGCATGTGTGCTAAAGGGGTGTTGAattggctgaagccctgcaacGGATTGTGTTCCCCAGTGAAACTGGGCCTGCTGTGACcgtgaccagaataaagtggtttatgaaaatgaaatcacataatttaaatggataattaataataaacagccctgaaatgtgtgtgttctttttctgtgattcTGTTTTAGATTAGCTTGAATGTTTCCCTGGTGGACAACAAAACCATGGTTAATGGAATTCCTCTCAAGCCCTCGGAAGTAACCAGGATGCCGTGTCAGGCTTTGCTCTGTAAGGCTCAACAGCAAATGCATAATCGTGATCAGACCCGTGTTGCATTATTTCTTGTTCTCTTTATTCTAACCATTCTTTTCTCCGTCCCAGTGGATGACAGTAACGCGAGCCTGAGTGACGGAGCCGATATGTTCATCAGCAGCGTGCTGAGACTGATGCTGGATCACTCGTATATGCAGAACGATGCAGGAGACGAAGTGCTGCTGCTCACGCTGGGTCAGGAGATGATCCAGCTGGGTGAGGAGAAGGTAATATGTCCAGTTAACACAATGTAAACAGGTTTATATGCTGCTATATCTCTACTCGCATTAAAAATAGTGTACTAAGCTCCACCCCTACCATTCTTAATCTGCAGACAGCCACAGTACTTCAAATGATGGCATCCATCATGGCCTAAACCACATGTAACTTTAGTGTGTGCAATTGGTGCAATGCCCATGGTGGTGTTACTACTGATCCAGTACTTGTATGTCACATTGTCATGAAAGTGAATCTACTACTGAACCTGATTAGTTTTTGTATGATTCATGTGAAACTGCAGGTTTGGCAGCCGGATGTGTGGGAGGTGAAAATGTTAATGAATCAAACCTCTGAGGAGGTAACCCAAGTACACAACATCTATCCCGCAAGATCCAGCAAGATTGCAGCCATGCCTCGGGAAAATGATGTCATCATGTTCGAAGAGTACTTCTTTAAAAAAGGTAggtgttttttttagattcCATTAGAACCCACAGATACAGCTGCAAAAACCCCAAAACTTAACAAATACAAGTAAGTAcaagagtttgaatctcagaagTGCTACTGACCTCACAGGGCATGTCTGAGCGAGGGAAGGTTGGGTGCCAACATGAAGAATGGTGGATTCCTATTATTCCAGAGAGCATAGTGTGAGTCTTCATACACAGTACGGCTGTGTTCGAACCCGCTGCtgaaaagtttaatataaaacgttcaccaggccgctcaggtggcacagcggtaaaaacacacgctggaaccagaactgggatctcgaatacatcgtatcaaatcccagctctgcctgccggctaaggctgagcggccacatgaacaacgattggcctgttgttcagatatgaacgggactaagccggatggggtctctctcccatgactatgcaattatgacctctgctggctgattgatggtgcctgcacatagatgagaaaagagtgctcttagggtgtgtcccttcATACACgcagctgcactgcactgcactcgtcaaagtgtaagtgataaatgcatacggcatgctgcccacgtgtcggaggttcTCCtgaatcagagcagagatcggcattggtggagaggaggcATGATGCagtggggcaattggacgcgctaaaaggtaggaaaaggggagaaaatacataaagaatatataaaaaaaataaaatgtctaCTAGGGTCAACACATACTTAATTGGCACTGTTCTTGGGGTGGGGAAGTTGGGTTAGTGGGTGAGGTttgatggccaaagccctgcaataatTTGATTACCTGTTTAgtatattcctgccttgcgcacAGTGTTTCCGGGTGGAACCTGTCCCACcgcaaacctgaccaggatgaagcagttgatgaaaataaaaaaggaatgaatatataaaaacaatgaagattgagttattttaaaagAGTAATATAGAGAAGTTCACCTAACTCTGTTCACCTCTAGACGATGACCCGGTCCTGCACACCACCAGTCACTACCCACTGCGGCAGGCTGAAACCACACAGGAGGAAATAGCCGCCCCGGGAAAACTCCCCGAAACGCCACTGCGCATGGAACCCAACATGATGTACGAGTCTGCACCAGAGGAGAAAATTAATCCAGATGATCTGCTCCCAGAAGTTCCTCTCAGACAGGCACCTTCTTCTTACAACGTAAGGAACCAAACACTAACAGTATCCACAGGCAGGTGTA
The sequence above is drawn from the Trichomycterus rosablanca isolate fTriRos1 chromosome 9, fTriRos1.hap1, whole genome shotgun sequence genome and encodes:
- the ginm1 gene encoding glycoprotein integral membrane protein 1 produces the protein MASFWRIISLIFASLFVYVSTETRLFNTENVINVTAVSENEESAYNVQISLNVSLVDNKTMVNGIPLKPSEVTRMPCQALLLDDSNASLSDGADMFISSVLRLMLDHSYMQNDAGDEVLLLTLGQEMIQLGEEKVWQPDVWEVKMLMNQTSEEVTQVHNIYPARSSKIAAMPRENDVIMFEEYFFKKDDDPVLHTTSHYPLRQAETTQEEIAAPGKLPETPLRMEPNMMYESAPEEKINPDDLLPEVPLRQAPSSYNMVCRWVEELRDRLKRFCSESLPLFFLIMWVVVVGVVGSAVIIKILDLLFPTCEHKGFFHLNPDTLMPDEEKQSLVENMELEDETETEKNPLRENLY